A genomic stretch from Chitinophaga agri includes:
- a CDS encoding RagB/SusD family nutrient uptake outer membrane protein, with product MKKLILPILCATLLFSCRKLDQPITRDYTDAAYWRTADDALAALASCYENLSDDVYYFGNEALSDNGYVSGTGFRAVSLIASGSYDPSNARLTEEWKYRYTCIRKCNIVTTNIDRVPGLDSTLKRRILGEARFIRAYSYFQLASWFGDVPFYTNLITIEEARAITRTKRDQVLDFVESELTDIRSALPVNNYTGNGYSEKDKGRITRGAAIALAARVHMFRSEWQKAIDDCELLINNATNGNYALQNNYTNIFTAANEFNNEVIFDIQYGGGRTHSAQRSFLPQTVALLRSTLVPTQDLVDDYIMLNGKGIRDASSGYNENDPYTNRDPRLNATILHDGSTVTDFDGKVQTILTKPGSVPATNSVDDQGASPTGYYFYKYYDRTATNYNSGLNLIVLRYADVLLMYAEAKNELGQLDAGVWNQTIRALRVRAGFNDAGATEFPGAGQDALRTIVRRERRAELAFEGVRALDIRRWKIADQVMNRPVRGIKVAGGAFRRDANGYIIVEDRVFTNPKHYLWPVPTFERDQNTNLGQNQDW from the coding sequence ATGAAGAAATTAATATTACCCATACTCTGCGCTACCCTGCTGTTTTCCTGCCGCAAGCTGGATCAGCCTATCACGCGCGACTATACAGATGCTGCCTACTGGCGTACCGCAGATGATGCGCTCGCGGCACTGGCAAGCTGTTACGAGAACCTGTCCGACGACGTCTATTATTTTGGTAATGAAGCGCTCAGTGACAACGGTTATGTAAGTGGTACCGGCTTCAGGGCTGTCTCCCTTATCGCATCCGGATCTTATGATCCTTCCAATGCACGTCTTACAGAGGAATGGAAATACCGCTACACCTGCATCCGTAAGTGTAACATCGTAACCACCAATATTGACAGAGTACCCGGACTGGATTCCACGCTGAAACGCCGTATTCTGGGGGAAGCGAGGTTCATCCGTGCGTATTCCTACTTCCAGCTGGCCAGCTGGTTTGGTGATGTGCCTTTCTACACTAATCTGATCACTATTGAAGAAGCCCGTGCCATTACCCGTACCAAACGGGATCAGGTGCTTGACTTTGTGGAATCAGAACTGACAGATATCCGTAGTGCACTGCCGGTGAATAACTATACGGGCAATGGATACTCGGAAAAAGATAAAGGCCGTATCACCCGTGGTGCCGCCATTGCGCTGGCTGCACGTGTGCATATGTTCAGAAGTGAGTGGCAGAAAGCGATCGATGACTGCGAACTGCTGATCAACAATGCTACTAACGGTAACTATGCATTACAGAACAACTATACGAATATCTTCACTGCTGCGAATGAATTTAATAACGAGGTGATCTTCGATATTCAGTATGGTGGTGGTCGTACCCACTCTGCACAACGTAGTTTCCTGCCACAGACAGTCGCTTTGCTGAGAAGCACGCTGGTACCTACGCAGGACCTGGTAGATGATTATATCATGCTCAACGGTAAAGGCATCAGAGATGCCAGTTCAGGTTATAATGAGAATGATCCTTATACCAACAGAGATCCCCGTCTGAACGCTACCATTTTACATGATGGTTCTACGGTTACTGATTTCGATGGTAAGGTACAGACCATTCTCACAAAGCCAGGTTCTGTTCCTGCTACCAATAGTGTAGATGATCAGGGTGCTTCTCCGACCGGATATTATTTCTATAAATATTATGATCGTACTGCGACCAATTATAACTCTGGCCTGAACCTGATCGTCTTAAGATATGCCGATGTATTGCTGATGTATGCTGAAGCTAAGAATGAACTGGGCCAGCTGGATGCAGGTGTATGGAACCAGACCATCCGTGCATTACGTGTACGTGCCGGATTTAATGATGCGGGCGCTACAGAGTTCCCTGGTGCCGGGCAGGATGCACTGCGTACCATTGTACGCCGCGAAAGAAGAGCTGAGCTGGCCTTTGAAGGCGTACGTGCATTAGATATCCGTCGCTGGAAAATTGCAGATCAGGTAATGAACAGGCCTGTAAGAGGTATTAAAGTAGCTGGTGGTGCTTTCAGAAGAGATGCCAATGGTTACATCATTGTGGAAGATAGGGTATTTACGAATCCTAAACACTACCTGTGGCCTGTCCCTACCTTCGAACGCGACCAGAACACAAACCTTGGCCAGAACCAGGACTGGTAA
- a CDS encoding SusE domain-containing protein, giving the protein MKKLLKNIMLALPVALGVILTGCGKDDNELNVNIQPVSRLNAPVNDKYIKLQPTTSASVVFEWDQARAEDGSLVVYEVVIDKESGDFSDPVAKLTSDGGGVQNKLTLSHKDLNSIAGKAGIASLATGKLKWTVNASKGYNTQPATESRTIEVERPNGFAEIPVDVFLTGDATEKGAELAQAVKLKSTAPGVFEIYTSLKDGKYKFVDRNSGTPATYSIDGGALKEGGESTQSGGTKVYRLRLDFNNAAATITEITAIGLWFAPENSIMYDLSYTTNGVWSFENKLINFHQESWGRDERYKFRVSVKAADGTAGTEWYGSSNADNNRPTSTTPLSFWELRAIANSDQYNYCYKFASEVDTKNCDVKLYFSPDKTYTHEVIVR; this is encoded by the coding sequence ATGAAAAAATTGCTCAAAAATATAATGCTCGCATTACCGGTTGCACTGGGTGTTATCCTGACTGGTTGCGGCAAAGATGATAACGAACTGAATGTAAATATTCAACCGGTAAGCAGACTGAATGCACCGGTGAATGACAAATACATCAAACTGCAACCCACTACCAGCGCAAGCGTGGTCTTTGAATGGGACCAGGCACGTGCGGAAGATGGCTCTCTCGTGGTATACGAAGTAGTGATCGATAAAGAGAGCGGTGATTTTTCTGACCCTGTTGCCAAACTTACTTCAGATGGTGGCGGTGTACAGAACAAACTGACCCTTTCTCACAAAGACCTGAACAGTATAGCAGGTAAAGCAGGTATTGCCTCACTCGCTACCGGTAAGCTGAAATGGACAGTTAACGCTTCTAAAGGCTATAATACACAGCCAGCTACTGAGTCCCGGACAATAGAAGTAGAAAGGCCGAACGGATTCGCAGAGATCCCTGTGGATGTATTCCTGACGGGTGATGCTACTGAAAAAGGAGCAGAGCTGGCACAGGCGGTAAAACTGAAATCTACAGCCCCGGGTGTATTTGAAATTTATACCTCCCTGAAAGATGGTAAGTACAAATTTGTAGACAGAAATTCCGGTACGCCTGCTACTTATTCAATTGATGGTGGCGCGCTGAAGGAAGGTGGAGAATCCACTCAGTCAGGTGGTACAAAGGTATACCGTCTGCGTCTTGACTTCAACAATGCTGCTGCAACTATTACTGAGATCACTGCTATCGGACTGTGGTTTGCTCCGGAGAACAGTATCATGTATGACCTGAGCTACACCACCAATGGCGTATGGAGCTTTGAAAATAAACTGATCAACTTCCACCAGGAATCATGGGGTCGTGATGAACGTTATAAATTCCGCGTAAGCGTAAAAGCTGCTGACGGTACGGCAGGTACCGAATGGTATGGTAGTTCCAATGCGGACAACAACCGTCCTACTTCCACTACGCCGCTTTCCTTCTGGGAACTGCGTGCTATTGCCAACAGCGATCAGTATAACTATTGCTACAAATTCGCTTCTGAAGTAGATACTAAAAACTGCGATGTGAAACTGTATTTCTCTCCCGACAAGACTTATACACACGAAGTGATCGTGCGTTAA
- a CDS encoding TonB-dependent receptor has protein sequence MKERPLPMRFSRIFRSLFLPLLVCMALLNMLDLRAQSAFAADANPRAYSQGQQVKTTEHPFESRISLQVSNERLGQVLEKIEKQTSYVFVYSNDEIGAAQKISLSVQDRKLGEVLEMVLSPLDIKFEMINNKIILRQQGATTTIAQQNDITINGRVVNNKGEGIPGVNIRLQGTSTGTSSNDQGFFTLKIPNGQANGTLVCSSVGYIPSEIGISGRTNITVMLTEDSKDLGEIVVTAYGSQKRTQVTAAINTISTKDIESRPVTNMFQALQGTAPNLILQQNNAEPGAQMNLNIRGVGSLTGNAPLIIIDGVQAGRDGLQNLNPYDVESISVLKDAASSAIYGSQAANGVIYITTKRGKKDEKPSVSYNGMYGFQTPTTLPRNVEAWEYMTLKNEALVNSGKTPQYSPEDISFWHTRGSEPAYLKEMLRSSTPMQNHSLSMTGGGKSSSYLVSLGYVDQGNMLQNSYVTEDFYYKRYNARANLAVDVSKYVKVNVNLAYTKGIKRRQQADIGFLIRDAIRTPRIYPVQDSLGNFVVPSLNSNNVLAQLKYGGFDKEEKDNLLGGLDITITPVNHFKLNFNASGTYTITNQQNRQNKYSYAPYYTTANPPLFNRMYEYEFKDLASNVYATAEYENTFNKHYVKAQVGGRSDAINEEYGVKATRYGTTNLDDDWTIGGGYIPKPDGTFDYANIGTYNDIINPNLYALNSLFGRVNYVFNDKYLAEFTWRYDGSSKLAPGHQWQFFPAFSLGWRITDEEFFGDFKRRFGNVKFRYSWGQVGNSNIGGFNYLARVTLNSGKYPFNNTPNAGADFSAYNETLQWEISTMSNYGVDVDLFNNKISASFDYFNKNTDGIYLFQVVPGTAGIGSSLQNVGKVQNKGWELTVSYHAKTGAVNHTISANLSDNLNKVVKYGEQSVQGSDFSFIIKEGFPIASYFGYRSNGLYQNLDDIKNAPRVPFAYNQQVMPGDVRYIDRNGDGVIDADDRYVFGNPFPRYTFGFTYAANWKNWDFSMFWQGVGKRSQFLRGDIVEAFHNNEDHAFEQHLDRWTPTNPDASYPRLTIGNADANNFAYSDYWLFDTKYLRLKNLQFGYTLPRGVAQTLHIQSARVYFTGQNILTFTPRRFRELGVDPEFTQFDDKLSFTNYNAIAGRSYPNAATFSFGLDLKF, from the coding sequence ATGAAAGAAAGACCGCTACCCATGCGTTTTTCGCGAATTTTCCGCTCGTTGTTCCTCCCGCTGCTCGTCTGCATGGCTCTTCTGAACATGCTGGACCTGAGAGCACAGAGTGCATTTGCTGCTGACGCAAATCCCCGTGCCTACAGTCAGGGACAACAGGTAAAAACCACTGAACACCCTTTTGAAAGTCGTATCAGTTTGCAGGTAAGCAATGAGCGACTGGGACAGGTGCTGGAAAAGATCGAAAAGCAAACTTCTTATGTATTTGTCTATTCAAATGATGAAATCGGGGCTGCTCAGAAGATCTCCCTTTCCGTACAGGACAGAAAACTGGGCGAAGTACTTGAGATGGTACTGTCACCACTGGATATTAAGTTCGAAATGATCAATAACAAGATCATTCTCCGCCAGCAGGGTGCTACTACCACAATTGCTCAACAGAACGATATCACGATCAATGGCCGGGTCGTTAATAATAAGGGAGAAGGTATCCCTGGAGTGAACATTCGTTTGCAGGGTACCAGCACCGGTACTTCTTCAAATGATCAGGGTTTTTTTACGTTAAAGATCCCGAATGGGCAAGCCAATGGTACCTTAGTTTGCTCTTCCGTTGGTTACATCCCATCGGAAATAGGGATCAGCGGAAGGACCAATATCACCGTAATGCTCACTGAAGACTCTAAGGACCTGGGAGAGATAGTGGTTACTGCTTACGGTTCACAGAAGAGAACACAGGTAACAGCAGCTATCAATACCATCTCCACTAAAGATATTGAAAGCCGCCCTGTTACCAATATGTTCCAGGCACTCCAGGGTACCGCGCCCAACCTGATCCTGCAGCAGAACAATGCTGAGCCAGGTGCACAGATGAACCTCAATATCCGTGGTGTAGGTAGTCTTACCGGTAATGCACCACTGATCATCATTGATGGTGTACAGGCTGGAAGAGACGGTTTACAGAACCTGAACCCTTATGATGTGGAGAGCATCTCCGTATTGAAAGATGCCGCATCCTCCGCGATCTATGGTTCCCAGGCGGCAAATGGTGTCATCTACATTACCACTAAAAGAGGTAAGAAAGATGAAAAACCAAGTGTCAGCTATAACGGTATGTATGGCTTCCAGACGCCTACCACGCTGCCTCGTAACGTGGAAGCATGGGAATACATGACGCTGAAAAATGAGGCACTGGTTAACTCTGGTAAAACACCTCAGTACTCTCCGGAAGATATCAGCTTCTGGCATACCCGTGGTTCAGAACCTGCCTATCTGAAGGAAATGCTGCGCAGCAGTACGCCCATGCAGAACCACAGTCTGAGTATGACTGGTGGCGGCAAAAGCAGCAGCTACCTCGTTTCACTGGGTTATGTTGATCAGGGTAACATGCTGCAGAACTCTTACGTTACTGAAGACTTCTACTACAAGCGTTACAACGCCAGGGCTAACCTCGCTGTGGATGTAAGTAAGTATGTAAAGGTAAATGTGAACCTCGCCTATACGAAAGGTATCAAACGTAGACAGCAGGCTGATATCGGTTTCCTGATCCGTGATGCGATCCGTACACCACGTATCTATCCGGTACAGGATTCTCTGGGTAACTTTGTGGTGCCTTCTCTGAATAGTAACAACGTACTGGCTCAGCTGAAATATGGTGGTTTCGATAAAGAAGAGAAAGACAACCTCCTGGGTGGTCTGGACATTACCATTACGCCGGTAAATCACTTTAAACTGAACTTCAACGCTTCAGGTACGTACACGATCACCAACCAGCAGAACCGCCAGAATAAATATTCCTACGCACCTTATTATACGACAGCCAATCCGCCACTGTTTAACAGAATGTATGAGTATGAATTCAAAGATCTCGCTTCCAACGTATACGCTACTGCGGAGTATGAGAACACATTCAATAAACATTATGTAAAGGCACAGGTAGGCGGACGTAGCGATGCGATCAATGAAGAGTATGGCGTGAAAGCTACCCGTTATGGTACAACCAACCTGGATGACGACTGGACGATCGGTGGTGGATACATTCCTAAACCGGACGGTACTTTCGATTATGCAAACATTGGTACCTACAACGACATTATCAATCCGAACCTATATGCGCTGAACTCTCTGTTCGGAAGAGTGAACTACGTATTCAACGATAAATATCTTGCAGAATTTACCTGGAGATATGACGGTTCCTCAAAACTCGCTCCTGGTCACCAATGGCAGTTCTTCCCGGCTTTCTCTCTGGGCTGGAGGATCACTGACGAAGAATTCTTTGGTGATTTTAAGAGACGCTTTGGTAATGTGAAATTCCGTTATTCCTGGGGACAGGTGGGTAACTCTAACATAGGTGGCTTCAACTACCTGGCAAGGGTAACACTGAACAGTGGTAAGTATCCTTTCAACAACACACCTAATGCCGGCGCCGATTTCTCTGCCTACAATGAAACATTGCAGTGGGAGATCTCTACCATGAGCAACTATGGTGTGGATGTAGACCTGTTCAATAACAAGATCTCCGCTTCCTTCGACTACTTCAATAAAAACACAGATGGCATCTACCTGTTCCAGGTAGTACCAGGCACGGCCGGTATAGGTTCCTCCCTGCAGAACGTTGGTAAAGTGCAGAACAAAGGCTGGGAGTTAACAGTTTCTTATCATGCAAAAACAGGTGCTGTAAATCATACGATTTCCGCTAACCTGTCCGACAACCTCAACAAAGTGGTGAAATATGGAGAGCAGTCCGTACAGGGGTCTGACTTCTCCTTTATCATCAAGGAAGGGTTCCCGATCGCTTCCTACTTCGGCTACAGATCCAATGGTCTGTACCAGAACCTGGATGATATCAAGAACGCACCAAGAGTACCTTTTGCCTACAATCAGCAGGTAATGCCCGGTGATGTACGCTACATTGACCGTAATGGCGATGGCGTGATCGATGCGGATGACCGTTATGTATTTGGTAATCCGTTCCCACGTTACACCTTCGGATTCACCTATGCGGCTAACTGGAAAAACTGGGATTTCTCTATGTTCTGGCAGGGTGTAGGTAAAAGAAGCCAGTTCCTGCGTGGTGACATTGTGGAAGCTTTCCACAACAATGAAGACCATGCATTCGAACAGCATCTTGATCGCTGGACGCCTACCAATCCGGATGCATCTTATCCGCGTCTGACCATTGGTAATGCTGATGCAAACAACTTTGCATACTCCGACTACTGGTTGTTCGACACCAAATACCTGCGTCTAAAGAACCTGCAGTTTGGTTATACACTGCCACGTGGTGTAGCACAGACATTGCATATCCAGAGCGCAAGAGTGTATTTCACCGGACAGAACATCCTGACATTCACTCCCCGTCGTTTCCGCGAACTGGGTGTTGATCCGGAGTTCACACAGTTTGACGACAAGCTGTCCTTTACCAATTACAACGCTATTGCAGGACGTAGCTATCCAAATGCGGCTACCTTCTCATTTGGCCTGGACCTGAAATTCTGA
- a CDS encoding RNA polymerase sigma-70 factor: protein MSNSENIRYWQQQIACENDEKAFSELFRHFYDRLLYFAVQYVYAREAAEEIVSDVFVKIWNRRQELDKIANLEVYLFVAVKNHSLNYLEQYSSLRISPLSDDSGIAQLTNSVDPERTMEWKEILFKMDQEVGRLPDQCRRVFKLIKEEGFKYKDVAEILNISPRTVETQLFRAMKRLNEVIGPYITNRLKEKNKNQDSL, encoded by the coding sequence ATGAGTAACAGTGAAAACATCAGGTATTGGCAGCAGCAGATTGCTTGTGAAAATGATGAGAAGGCTTTTTCAGAGCTGTTCCGGCATTTCTATGACCGGCTGCTATATTTTGCGGTCCAGTACGTCTATGCCCGTGAAGCTGCAGAAGAGATCGTTTCCGACGTGTTCGTTAAAATATGGAACCGCCGGCAAGAACTTGATAAAATTGCCAATCTCGAAGTGTACCTCTTCGTCGCCGTAAAAAATCATTCACTCAATTACCTTGAACAATATTCCTCGCTCCGTATCTCACCGCTTAGTGACGATTCCGGAATAGCGCAACTTACCAACTCAGTTGATCCCGAGAGGACAATGGAATGGAAAGAGATCCTTTTTAAAATGGATCAGGAAGTAGGCCGCCTGCCCGACCAGTGCCGCCGGGTCTTTAAACTGATCAAGGAAGAAGGATTTAAATATAAAGACGTTGCCGAGATACTCAATATTTCTCCCCGTACAGTAGAAACTCAGTTGTTTCGCGCTATGAAACGCCTCAACGAAGTTATAGGACCTTATATCACCAACAGATTAAAGGAAAAAAATAAAAATCAGGATTCGCTGTAA
- a CDS encoding sialate O-acetylesterase, which yields MQLTTLLKPLLTGVLSCTFVLHSFADVRLPALVGSNMVLQRNKPLNIWGWADKGEKVTVSFRNGTYKTVTTADGKWKVQLPAQTAGGPYSMTVSGHNTIQLNNILVGEVWIASGQSNMEMPLNGWGKVLNHEQEVKAADYPDIRLFQLKHTTSTKPLDDVNPWDGGWQACSPQNISEFSAVGYFFAREIQGHEHIPVGVIHTSWGGTVAEAWTSGESIKKIPAFADTVKAFESLPSPQSPANPNKPTLLYNAMIHPLLPLAFRGVIWYQGEGNAGRAYQYREVFPTMIKDWRKQWHNGDFPFFFVQLANFTEKKSQPGESDWAELREAQLMTLSLPNTGMASAVDIGDDKDIHPKNKQEVGRRLSLIARAKVYGEKIPYSGPIYQSKLISGNKVILTFKHTDNGLVMKNGTTLKGFEVAGADKKFHWAQATISGNRVIVSCSEVAKPVAVRYSWANNPDGNLYNGAGLPASPFRTDDYQGMTYGKN from the coding sequence GTTATTAAAACCCTTACTCACAGGTGTATTGTCATGCACCTTTGTCCTCCATAGCTTTGCCGATGTTCGTTTACCCGCTTTGGTCGGTAGTAACATGGTATTACAGCGTAATAAACCGCTGAATATCTGGGGATGGGCTGATAAGGGAGAAAAGGTAACCGTCTCTTTCCGGAACGGTACCTATAAAACTGTTACCACTGCTGATGGTAAATGGAAAGTACAGCTGCCCGCCCAGACGGCAGGAGGCCCATATTCAATGACAGTTTCCGGGCACAATACAATACAACTGAATAATATCCTGGTAGGAGAGGTCTGGATAGCTTCCGGGCAGTCAAATATGGAAATGCCATTGAATGGTTGGGGAAAAGTACTGAATCATGAACAGGAAGTGAAAGCAGCTGATTATCCGGATATCCGTTTGTTTCAGTTAAAACATACCACCAGTACCAAGCCGCTGGATGATGTCAATCCATGGGATGGTGGCTGGCAGGCATGCTCTCCGCAGAATATTTCTGAGTTCTCCGCAGTAGGTTATTTTTTCGCCCGGGAAATACAGGGACACGAACATATACCCGTGGGGGTAATCCACACATCATGGGGAGGAACTGTGGCTGAAGCGTGGACAAGTGGGGAATCTATTAAAAAGATCCCGGCTTTCGCAGATACAGTAAAGGCATTTGAAAGTCTGCCCTCTCCACAGTCTCCTGCTAACCCCAATAAACCCACACTGCTCTATAACGCGATGATCCATCCATTACTGCCGCTCGCATTCAGAGGCGTGATCTGGTACCAGGGTGAAGGTAATGCAGGAAGAGCTTATCAATACCGGGAAGTATTCCCTACAATGATCAAAGACTGGCGTAAACAATGGCATAATGGCGACTTCCCGTTCTTCTTCGTACAACTGGCCAACTTTACAGAAAAGAAATCACAACCTGGGGAATCTGACTGGGCAGAACTGAGAGAAGCGCAACTGATGACCCTTTCTTTACCTAATACAGGAATGGCTTCTGCTGTAGATATTGGTGATGACAAAGATATTCACCCAAAGAATAAACAGGAAGTAGGCCGCCGTCTCTCTCTTATTGCCAGGGCGAAAGTTTATGGTGAGAAAATACCTTATTCAGGCCCTATCTACCAGTCGAAGCTGATATCTGGTAATAAGGTAATACTGACCTTCAAACATACAGATAATGGCCTTGTAATGAAGAATGGAACTACTTTGAAAGGGTTTGAGGTAGCTGGTGCAGATAAGAAGTTCCATTGGGCACAGGCAACGATCAGTGGTAACCGTGTAATCGTGTCGTGCAGCGAGGTGGCGAAGCCTGTTGCAGTACGTTACAGCTGGGCAAATAATCCTGATGGCAACCTGTATAACGGAGCCGGACTTCCCGCTAGTCCATTCCGTACAGATGACTACCAGGGAATGACCTACGGTAAAAATTAG
- a CDS encoding DMT family transporter has protein sequence MIRQLVIGLLFAMLWASAAVATKFGIQAADPLVLGNVRFLVAGGGMLLFAYLGQSAKHRLPQGKEWTQLLIFGGLNTTVYLGCFVMAMKYVSAGIGSLSVATSPLFIMGISAYWLKRSLKWYEIVGMLLGLLGVGIATWPLLQNSHATLGGIAILLFGMLAVSVATVYYARVEWQLSKLVINGWQVFLGGLLFIPITAIFANFSETRLNTTFWLSVGWLILPVSVVALQLWFYLVSKDAVRASLWLFLCPVFGFFYSWMLMDEPVTGFTFAGTFLVIGGLYLAQKEKFRQQTTLEK, from the coding sequence ATGATACGTCAGCTCGTCATAGGATTACTCTTCGCAATGTTATGGGCTTCCGCAGCAGTAGCCACTAAATTCGGTATACAGGCTGCTGATCCGCTGGTACTGGGGAACGTGAGGTTTCTCGTTGCAGGCGGAGGAATGTTGCTTTTTGCTTACCTCGGTCAGTCAGCCAAACATCGGCTGCCACAAGGGAAGGAATGGACACAGTTGCTGATCTTCGGCGGACTCAATACAACAGTATACCTCGGGTGTTTCGTCATGGCTATGAAATACGTTTCTGCCGGTATAGGCAGCTTATCCGTAGCAACCAGTCCTTTGTTCATCATGGGTATCTCAGCCTACTGGCTGAAAAGAAGCCTGAAATGGTATGAGATAGTCGGTATGCTACTCGGTTTACTGGGAGTAGGCATAGCTACCTGGCCCCTGTTGCAGAACAGTCATGCTACCCTGGGGGGGATTGCTATTCTGCTATTCGGGATGCTGGCCGTTTCAGTGGCCACTGTCTATTATGCCCGTGTCGAGTGGCAGCTGTCCAAACTTGTCATCAACGGTTGGCAGGTTTTTCTGGGTGGACTGTTATTTATTCCCATCACCGCTATATTTGCCAACTTTAGTGAAACACGGCTGAACACCACCTTCTGGTTGTCCGTGGGGTGGCTGATCCTACCCGTATCCGTAGTGGCCCTGCAACTATGGTTCTACCTCGTCAGCAAAGACGCGGTACGAGCTTCCCTCTGGTTATTTCTTTGTCCTGTTTTCGGATTCTTCTATTCCTGGATGCTGATGGATGAACCAGTGACCGGATTCACATTTGCAGGCACATTCCTGGTAATAGGTGGACTCTATCTGGCACAGAAGGAGAAGTTCCGTCAGCAGACAACATTGGAAAAATAG
- a CDS encoding FecR family protein, with protein sequence MINDELFTTLAARKLAGEATTAELMELDAMLQEYPELRERYQLLQQYFTISSYHTSAETEQALQRTMSRINIPAAVSPVRMFPWKWLGAAAAAILIGIVSLVVLRSKDHPVEMVKLMERQNGKATRASIELADGSKIWLNAESRLSYPDVFDGNTREVYLTGEAFFDIAPNPKKPFIVHFSAGSIHVLGTSFNVRAYENEAVETSVRTGKVALIRNGRLGENPDTIYITPDEKVTLQTAVVNSDSNTIVKEVTSSEDDKAWTEGRLVFRDKTLEEIASELERTFGKKVTFTSDVPRYYRLTGAFQDNSLQDIMYYLARSKAFHYTITDSTLVITE encoded by the coding sequence ATGATAAACGACGAATTATTTACCACGTTGGCCGCCAGGAAACTGGCAGGAGAAGCTACCACAGCAGAGTTGATGGAGCTGGACGCCATGCTGCAGGAATACCCTGAGCTGCGCGAACGCTACCAGCTGTTGCAACAGTACTTCACAATATCTTCCTATCATACATCTGCCGAAACAGAACAGGCTTTGCAGCGCACCATGTCACGGATCAACATTCCCGCAGCCGTTTCGCCCGTGAGGATGTTTCCATGGAAATGGCTGGGAGCTGCCGCTGCTGCAATACTGATAGGCATTGTTTCGCTTGTGGTACTCAGGTCTAAAGATCATCCTGTTGAAATGGTCAAACTGATGGAAAGGCAGAATGGTAAAGCCACCAGGGCTTCTATCGAATTGGCTGATGGCAGTAAGATATGGCTCAATGCTGAAAGCAGGCTGTCCTATCCGGATGTATTCGACGGGAATACACGTGAGGTATATCTTACAGGGGAAGCCTTTTTCGACATTGCTCCTAATCCTAAGAAACCTTTCATTGTGCATTTCAGTGCCGGTAGCATCCACGTACTTGGCACTTCTTTCAATGTACGCGCTTATGAAAATGAAGCCGTAGAAACTTCCGTGAGAACAGGTAAAGTAGCCCTCATCCGTAATGGCAGATTGGGCGAGAACCCTGATACTATCTACATCACACCGGATGAGAAAGTAACATTGCAAACAGCTGTTGTCAATAGCGATAGTAACACGATCGTGAAAGAAGTGACTTCTTCAGAAGATGATAAGGCATGGACTGAAGGAAGACTCGTATTCCGCGATAAAACCCTTGAAGAGATCGCATCAGAACTGGAAAGAACATTCGGAAAGAAAGTGACATTCACCAGTGATGTACCACGTTATTACAGACTGACAGGCGCTTTTCAGGATAATAGCCTGCAGGATATCATGTATTATCTCGCAAGGTCAAAAGCATTTCACTATACCATTACCGACAGTACGTTAGTAATCACAGAATAA